In one window of Chryseobacterium phocaeense DNA:
- a CDS encoding winged helix-turn-helix transcriptional regulator produces the protein MERDQTEELRALQDTLYFIGGKWRIPVINSICNGHRRFREIERSIPGITTRMLSKELKDMELNKLVKRTVYPDTPVLIEYEPTEYCRTFGKIITEMINWGREHRRVIVEG, from the coding sequence ATGGAAAGAGATCAGACAGAAGAACTGAGAGCCTTGCAGGATACCCTCTATTTTATTGGAGGGAAATGGAGAATTCCTGTAATCAATTCAATCTGTAACGGACACAGACGATTCCGTGAAATTGAAAGGAGTATCCCTGGAATCACCACGAGAATGCTTTCAAAAGAACTGAAAGATATGGAACTGAATAAACTGGTGAAAAGAACCGTATACCCGGATACCCCGGTTTTAATAGAATATGAACCTACGGAATACTGCCGGACCTTTGGAAAAATCATTACGGAAATGATCAACTGGGGACGGGAGCACAGGAGAGTGATTGTAGAGGGGTAG
- a CDS encoding SDR family oxidoreductase, producing MNKLNNKLAVVTGGNSGIGYAAAKKLIAEGARVIITGRRKEAVEKAAEELRAIPFIADQSVLDDIDLLKNEVEKQFGKVDILFINAGITGGLTSIENMSVQNFDEVMNINFRGAYFTLNKFIPILSDGASVVFLSSIVASTYKPNSSVYQASKAALNSIAKTAAAELAPRKIRVNMISPGPIKTNIMSKAGLDEETLKGLDDYLISQIPLKKMGTAEEVAQLVVHLSDDAASGFITGTEIIIDGGIGL from the coding sequence ATGAATAAATTGAATAACAAATTAGCCGTCGTAACGGGTGGAAACAGCGGAATAGGATATGCAGCCGCAAAGAAACTTATAGCAGAAGGAGCCAGGGTTATTATTACAGGAAGAAGAAAAGAAGCGGTAGAAAAAGCCGCCGAAGAATTGAGAGCTATCCCTTTTATTGCGGATCAGTCTGTTCTTGATGATATTGACCTTCTTAAAAACGAAGTGGAGAAGCAGTTTGGAAAGGTGGATATCCTTTTCATCAATGCCGGTATTACTGGCGGTCTCACCTCTATTGAAAATATGAGTGTCCAGAATTTTGATGAAGTTATGAATATCAATTTCCGCGGCGCTTATTTTACTCTGAATAAGTTTATTCCGATCCTGAGTGACGGTGCATCCGTAGTATTCCTTTCATCAATTGTGGCTTCCACTTACAAACCGAATAGTTCAGTATATCAGGCCAGCAAAGCAGCATTGAATTCTATTGCCAAAACTGCAGCCGCAGAATTGGCACCACGGAAAATCAGGGTCAATATGATAAGCCCGGGTCCGATAAAAACAAACATCATGAGTAAAGCCGGACTTGATGAAGAAACCTTAAAAGGTCTTGATGATTATCTGATCAGCCAGATTCCTTTAAAGAAAATGGGTACTGCAGAAGAAGTAGCCCAACTGGTGGTTCACCTTTCTGATGATGCTGCTTCAGGTTTTATCACCGGAACTGAAATTATTATTGACGGCGGAATCGGCTTATAA
- a CDS encoding heme-binding domain-containing protein gives MDSSKKKRTAKPIAIIFLVVMAVLVTLQFFNPSLEGKPVAKKIEAPREVLAILENSCFNCHSNEQNLSWYDKIAPISWAVNKDVKRAKEVLNFSEWNYSAGEHQGKMYAILNMMQSGKMPLHEYTLLHPSAKITQKDIETIRKYTLSLASLNASKKEKDTHQNSQTVQNPVPVQFPVSSNGVKYTDDFKNWKVISMSTLFDHSIRVIYGNDIAVKAVETENFHPWPDGSIIVKSVWKQEELADGEVRAGAFVNAQFMVKDAKKYTDTEGWGFAKFSGNDLHPTGKTASFAKESCIACHRQLAEKTGYLFDVPMKVNTERLIKNLEK, from the coding sequence ATGGATTCATCAAAGAAAAAAAGAACAGCAAAACCAATAGCTATCATATTTTTGGTAGTAATGGCTGTACTGGTTACCTTACAGTTTTTCAATCCTTCTCTGGAAGGAAAACCGGTAGCAAAAAAAATAGAAGCTCCGCGAGAGGTTCTTGCCATTCTGGAAAACTCATGTTTTAACTGCCATTCCAATGAGCAGAACCTGAGCTGGTATGACAAAATAGCTCCCATATCATGGGCTGTAAACAAGGATGTGAAAAGAGCTAAAGAGGTTTTGAATTTTTCAGAATGGAATTATTCTGCAGGAGAACATCAGGGAAAAATGTACGCCATCCTGAATATGATGCAGAGTGGTAAAATGCCGCTCCATGAATATACTTTACTTCATCCGTCAGCAAAAATCACGCAGAAAGATATTGAAACGATCAGGAAGTATACGCTTTCCTTGGCCAGCCTTAATGCCTCCAAAAAAGAAAAAGATACTCACCAGAATAGTCAAACTGTTCAAAATCCTGTTCCAGTTCAATTTCCGGTTTCGTCTAATGGAGTGAAATATACGGACGATTTTAAAAACTGGAAAGTGATCAGCATGAGCACACTCTTCGATCATTCCATCAGGGTTATTTACGGAAATGACATTGCTGTGAAAGCTGTTGAAACGGAAAATTTCCACCCATGGCCGGATGGCAGTATCATTGTAAAATCAGTCTGGAAACAGGAAGAGCTTGCTGATGGAGAAGTACGGGCCGGAGCATTTGTGAATGCCCAGTTTATGGTTAAAGATGCTAAGAAATATACCGATACCGAAGGTTGGGGGTTTGCAAAATTTTCAGGAAACGATCTTCATCCTACCGGAAAAACAGCCTCATTTGCCAAAGAATCCTGTATAGCCTGCCACCGTCAGTTAGCCGAAAAAACAGGTTACTTATTTGATGTCCCTATGAAAGTAAACACCGAAAGATTAATTAAAAACCTTGAGAAATAA